One genomic region from Lacerta agilis isolate rLacAgi1 chromosome 13, rLacAgi1.pri, whole genome shotgun sequence encodes:
- the LOC117056289 gene encoding glutamate receptor ionotropic, NMDA 2A-like: MELVKMARVCWNLLVLQALLAELALVWGAEKSYPILNIAVILGRTQYVTEREVRALWTRDMSSDLTVDVNVVPLLVNQTDPKSIITNVCDLMSGTKIHGVVFGDDTDQEAVAQILDFISSQTFIPILGIHGGSSMIMADKVGGEHIVV, from the coding sequence ATGGAGTTGGTGAAGATGGCACGAGTTTGCTGGAATCTCCTGGTGCTTCAGGCTCTCCTGGCAGAGTTGGCCCTCGTCTGGGGGGCAGAGAAAAGCTACCCCATCCTGAACATCGCCGTCATCCTGGGGAGGACGCAGTACGTCACGGAAAGAGAGGTCCGAGCGCTTTGGACCAGGGATATGTCCAGCGACCTCACTGTCGACGTCAACGTGGTGCCCCTCTTGGTCAACCAGACAGACCCCAAAAGCATCATCACCAACGTCTGTGACTTGATGTCGGGAACCAAGATCCACGGCGTGGTTTTCGGAGACGACACCGACCAGGAGGCGGTTGCCCAGATTTTGGATTTTATTTCGTCACAGACCTTCATTCCGATCTTGGGGATTCATGGCGGCTCATCGATGATCATGGCGGACAAGGTAGGCGGAGAGCACATTGTTGTGTGA